From the genome of Buteo buteo chromosome 4, bButBut1.hap1.1, whole genome shotgun sequence:
ATTTGTTAGTTGTCATCCTGCTTTATTAAAGACTTCAGCCATCTAGTCAGGAAGCACAGATGCTACTGTGtaacttccttctcccacatgctTAGTAGTGAATTGTCAAGGCAGATAGTTTCTAAATACCCTACAGATGGCAAACTGCTTATATGCATTTCTAGCAAATACAGAAACCTTTCATAATGATTGGGATCCCAATTCAGAATTTATAAAttgtttccaagaaaaaaagcaggactAATTTCTCAGACACCTTATGCACAACTCACCTGATTCCAGGTGCAGTCAGGGTGAAAAGTACAGCACACATAGCTACAGCATCCGTTTGGGACCTGGGTCTTTCAGCCTTCTGAAGGTCTGCTAGACCTGTGTCTCTCCCTCAGTGACTCTGACTCACAACcattctttctattttcttccactgtgatacttactgtatttttcatactGTTTACAGAAGGGCTTACACACAAGGCTTGAATGTGTCAGCAGTTATTTCTGTTGGACCAGAATGTCACAGCTCTTGCACAGCTTGATAGAGCAGGACAGCAGTTCTCCTGGCCCACTCCCTGTCACAGCTCAGGTATCTATTAGCCTGATATCCCTTTTTTTCTATAGCCATTTAGCCTGAATGTCATTGTACTACACTGGCTCCTTTCCTTGTCACATTGATGCGCATTGTTGATGGATCTCGGAGGTTTCATACCTTGTTTGTAGGTTTGTGAGCATCACTTAGGGGCATGTCATGGATCAAATGAGAAGCTCCAGTCTAATCTAAAATCTGAGCACACAAAaccatatttaaaatatcttgctGGCTTCAGGGCtatgaaggaaaacaagaacatTATTTTCCTGATCATTCCTATTTACAGTTTTCTTAAGTGCAACCCCGCAAGTTCCTGGCAGTCCCCAAGCTGTTCGCACAGACGATGTGTGTAGTCTAGAGACACGTCAAGCCCTGTCCCCatggctgcctgcagagctgggtaCTGTCCTACTAGCAATATGTAGTGGAGCATAACCCAAAGATGCTTCTCTGGCTATGCAGGGATCTTCCCTGGCTGCAGAGTTGTAAAGTGATCTTTAAAGCATCCAAGAGTAAATGGCTACATGTAATTGAAAAACAGGCCAGTGAGTTAAAGAGTATAACTTAAGAGGAACGTCACTCCAAATTACCACTGTACTGTTCAGAAATAGCTTAAGGTAAAACAGTAACTTTATACTACCACAGATTTTGAACTCGTGCATAACTGGTAACAGCATGTTAGTTTTCATAGCTTTCAGTAACATTTGTGGTATTTTTGTACCCATCAAGGGACTAATTTATATTATAAAATTGTATTATTACAGCCTGCATTTGAACAATGCTTATCTGTTTCACAGCCTGAGTTCTTCAGTGAAGGTGTTCTGGGCAAAATCCTACCTGTACCAACCCCAGTGGCTCCTTGCCTTCTGTGGGACCCAGCCTTGCCTATTTCCCCACGATTTCTGACAGCTAGGACCTGCAGTTCCCACATCACACAGAAAACAGCTCCAGAGAGTCGCTGGTTGCTAAAAATGAGGCAGACCAAATTCATGATTGCTTCTATGTACCATTTTCTTCCTGGGGGCAGCCTGAAACCCTTCTCAGGCTGTCGGGTCTGCACCTcacctccccagctccagctgcggGCTGAAGGCACGTGCATCCTGTGGTTTCCTGGACTGACCCTTGCCTTTTCCCTTGCCCTTCTCTCCCTTTGGCTGTTCTGGTTTGAGTCAAGAACTtgcctctggcagcagcagaagccagCTCTCATGCAGCTCTCCGTAAACCGAAGCGGGGGAGCACCCCCAGACACCCTTAGCCGTATAGGGGTTGTTTCCATAAGTTCCCTGCCCCAGATTTCCTCCCCTCTCATGGAATTGATAGCAATCAAAGCAAAACTTCCAGCACTTGGGACAACTACTAGAGAAATGAATAACCATCTGTGCCTCTCTGTTATGTGCATAAACAGAGTCACAATCGCCATTACATCTCCAGAAAGTCTGGGATTTGTAAGCATATATTTTTACCATTAATGTTGTGGCCACTGTATATTTATTGCACTTGATCATTGGTTGAAGGAACATTGCATGACTCAAAAACTTGGTTTCTTTATTAAAAGTCTCCACAATGTTAGCACTAAATGTTGGATCATGAAGATATTTGAACGTGTTGTACCTCTGGAAAGCGAGGTGGCCAATGCTCATCACTGCAGGATTTAGGAACTCCAGGCCAGACTAGTTTACTTGACTGGTTTATTTCTATACTGAATGAATTTACATTCggataaggaaacaaaaaagccctGAGGCTCCTTTCTCATGAAAGTTTATCTTTCCATTACACTAATTAGTTTTAAACTTCACAAAAACTTGTCAAGTTCATTTCACAAGCTGtcctgaagaattaaaatatcaGAATGAATTACTTCCTTAAGGAAACgatttctttgtgctttctttctaaattaccctcattaaaaatatacaatgTTATCCTACAGAAGTAAACCAAAGCACTGCAATATTAACTCTTGAAAGGTGTGGAGTTTTGTACTGTGACTACAGTACTTCCTTTTAGAGGGGCTGCcttaaatatgaaaaacaaatgcataagTGCTTTTATACAAGGAAAActttcagaaagtattttttctaagAGGCTGTTTCTAATGTCTAAATTTCGAAAGAAGTCTGTCTGCTTACCTCTgttaaaacatgaaaagtaTAGGCATAAAATGGTCTGGAGTAAACAAACACAGGCAAAACGTAGTCTTTTCTAGCAATTGAGGCAACACGTATTGCCTCCTTAACCCGATAGTGAACAAATCTTAGTGCGTTTGGACTTGACTTCAGTATATAATCCAGGTATATGGAAGGGTAGAGAGCAGTGCTTTCCTTCCACAGCCAAAGCAGGAGGTCATTGCGGGAAGACTCAATGGCTGGGCACTTCCCCGTGTATGTTTGGGGGTGTTCTTTGTAATCGTAATTGTAGCAGTCTGGGTAAAGATAGTAACCCCACAAACCATTTGGTCTCATATGCTCAGCCAGAAGGATGGTATTGTTCATAAAACTCTTGCCAGCATTTTCGAATTCCTCTTTGGCCACTTTCCTAATTTTGTCCTCTGACCACTGAGGATGCCGTCTCCTAACCATCTCAAGAGatttatttctataaatactTTTATTGCCCCAGTTCCTATCCCACTGGGGCCTCCAGTTTTCCCAGTCAATGACTGCAAGTCCCTGAAATTTCTTCATGGGTATGCAATAGTCGATGTCAGACTTTGCCTTATTAAGGTGTTTGATAAGACTTTCGTTCTGGGGCACCCCTCCATTGACAGGGTCTCCGTTATCTGAGTAGTAGGGATAGTATCCCAAATGAGTGTGATAGAAGATTGTCACATTGGATCCGCTCAAAGTCTCATTGGTGTTGGATGCAATATCAAAAACACTGAGATCCAGGTCCACCTTGTACCGCAGCCTGCACTGCTCGGTCGGTGCGTTCCAAACAACCACGAAAGGCTTGTGCAGAATCAGAGGGGCCCGTGCCGGCTTCGGCAGCTGAGCATCAACCATAGTAAGCAGCACCGTCACTGCTAACCCTTTGACCATTTGAACCTCCAtggcatgtttttttctgggaaattgTTATGATGTgtccttgaaaacaaaatgagagaagaCATGTTAGAAGGGCAGTAGCCACCCTGGAGCCAGGTAGGATGCCAAAGGGATGtcttttggtttgctttgcttttgttaacGTTATACCCAGTGCAAACAGAGGACAGTGCAAAACTGAGATCTTGTAAAAATTAAGTCtaatttcaaatgctttgaaAGACTTTTTGATAGAATTTGCTGTCCAGAAGTGTGTTCTAATGCTtagcttttttttgctttccttctcacCCAGACACCTCCCACAGTTGATTCAGACCTTTAACACTTATTTGCTCCCTGATGTCTGCAATAGATGAGTTAATAAAAGAATAACTAAAATCAACAGTATAAAAAAGAATGTGCTGCTCATTTGAAATTTCAACTTCCAAGTGAATTCTGCTTCGGTCCGTCTGACTTGCCTAGAACATCATCACAGTGGGGCTAAGGCCTGCTTTATTATCTGTATATGCTAATGGTTACAATAGGAAAGGTAATTTAAACAAAAGGCAGACACTTCTACCTCACACAAATTAAGCAAGAGAACTCAGAAACACTGCAATTTTCAGcatatctgaaaaaaagtgtATTGTTATCTATtcctgaatttaattttcattttctaaatgaaTAGATGCAAGAGTGATAATCAATCTGCAGCTAGCAGGGTGATACTACTAATGACTTAGTGGTTTAAGATACTTAAtatacagaaagcaaataaaatatcaatgtgttaaagaaaataaatcattttaagtGGATCTGAACTAGCTGGAAAAGCACACTGTATTCTTGAAAAGGGGACCTGGTCTGTAGAAGCAGGGGCTTGTTAGCatgaatttttcctttcagggtCTGCTGTTTTCCCTGACAGTCATGCTGGCTTGGGGACTACTAGTACTCCGGGagctgccagagctgcagggctgctggcaccctgggctcccacacccccactTTGCACCCCGGGGGGCAGTTGTTCCCCCACTGCCCACAGCCGGCTGCTCCAGAATCTGCCCCtgctcctctctcttccccaaGAAGCACAGCTCAACTTTGTCCTGGGTTTGTTATTCAGGTCTCTCTGCTGGGGAATACAGTACCTATTATTGGTGCTGGAGAGCAAATACTACATGGTGGGGTCCAGCTGATATATCAGCTTGAATTCAGAGATCATAAAAATTGTTTGCTCTTATGAACGTTACTGCATCTATAGTGTGACATGGTTTATGCTTTCTGTTGTTACCTTCTATCATTCACCTGTCaagtttctttattttagtCACATGTTAAAGCACTGCAATCATTGTCTGCATTGCAGGTTCAATTCATGCACTACCCATGTGAATTTGAAATGTCCTGAAACTGGATATTTCCCTGGTTTACATCgatttttaatgatttctttccTTGCCTGTAAAGTCAGACACAAGTTATCCTTTTGTAATTAGCCTAGCTTCACTTGTCTGTGGTATTTTCTCACTCAGGTAACATCAGTTAATCACTTGACTCCTTTCCTAGACAAGGACAGCTCTTCACAGCTACCCATCCATTAGCTCACAGCTGGGATCCCTAGGTTTCTTGCTTCCCAGACCAGTATAGTCAACACACCACTCTAAATACTAGATTTTGTAGTACTCCTTGGATATTACCTTTTAATCTGTAATGGGATGCCAAATCTACAGGAAGGCTGCAGGTATGCCTATCCAAACCTGCCAGCAcacttattaaagaaaaaaacttttccaCTCTTTGAAAATTTGTTGGCTCTCATAAGTGATATAATCCAGGATTTCTCCCTGTCATTTGTCCCTCCTTGCCATTCTTCCGTCTTCTGGGtttgatgtttcttttcctaCCTGCCACTGCTCTCCTGatcttctgcctttctcttaagactctattttgtctttttatctCCTACAGAACAGCCCTTTTCTCCTCTATCTCCAgtctcttgtttttctgtccCCACTTCCAGAAAAGCATTGAGTCACCCCCCCACCAGTGGTCTGGTACAGGAGCAGGTTCCCAAGAGGTGGAAGGCGGCAATTTGCATTCAGCAATGGCTACGGGCAGTGACTGAAGAGCAGGACTGCAAGAAGCCACAACGCAGGACTCTCCAGGAGCAAGCCCTCATTAGCAAGCTAGAGTTTTATGCTCCTGTTGTTTCCTCACCCACTCTCTGGCAGCTTGCTTTGCATGCCTAAATATAGATTTAGCACCCAAGTTTTAAAACTTTGCTCACAGTCCTTTAGATCCTATTAAGGTTAACATCCTTGAGTGAAATGGGCCATTGCTACAGGCCATCAAGCTGGTACTAAGTACAAGTGTGCCTGTTGGAAGAGGATGCCAGGTTATTTTCACTCCACTGATCTGCTGGAAGGAAGTATTATGCTTGCAACTGgcatctttttctctgttttcctgcagagTCTTGCATAATCATCTAAGTAATGTCATAGACTGGGGGGGTTGGAGGGGGTAAGccaaaaaaaaatgcctttcccTTCCTGTTTTATACAAACTGATGAATGCATCACAGTACTTTGCACTCCTTCTTTGATGCAGCAAACTGACTTAGTACATTTGTAAGTACTTTTTTATGATTTGGACTGGATTGCTTTGCAGTACATGAGAACAAGCCCATAATataaacaaagatttttctcaaaaaGTAATAGCTCAGATGAGATGGGAAGAGCACCACTAGAGAAATAAAAGACCTTTAGTGAATTTCTGTGTAAGAAAAGATCTGGGAAAAGATCTTAGCTGCTTATTCCCACAATCCAAATACTGATATTGTTCAGCTTTGTGttattatatacatataattaGATCATTTTGTCAGGTATTAATGACTAATACAGTACAGTTCTTGTGTACATCTGACAGCCCTAGGCATTACAACATTGCGGATAATGCCTCATAATAGAGATAGGCCAGGAAATAGTAGTGCAGGGTAATTTTATGTTATATTTTTAGTTCCTGGCCAATTCTTGTCACTGTCCCTGACAAGGCtttaaatcacagaatcacagaatggctgaggttggcagggacctctggagatcatctggtccaaccccctgctcaagcaggatcACCTACAGCCAGTCACTCAGGACCATGTACAAAACACAAGTGACAAGGTGAAAATGTTTATCTCAGGACATGTTGAATAATTCTAAATGGTCTTTTGACTGGATTGACCAAATCTTCATTGAAGTTGTGAAGAAGCCTGGAGACCTTGCTCAACTGTAGACATGCAGATGTCTGCATCTGCAAGCTGAAACCCACAAAAAAAGGGCAGGTATCTGTCTAA
Proteins encoded in this window:
- the LOC142030556 gene encoding hyaluronidase-1-like — translated: MEVQMVKGLAVTVLLTMVDAQLPKPARAPLILHKPFVVVWNAPTEQCRLRYKVDLDLSVFDIASNTNETLSGSNVTIFYHTHLGYYPYYSDNGDPVNGGVPQNESLIKHLNKAKSDIDYCIPMKKFQGLAVIDWENWRPQWDRNWGNKSIYRNKSLEMVRRRHPQWSEDKIRKVAKEEFENAGKSFMNNTILLAEHMRPNGLWGYYLYPDCYNYDYKEHPQTYTGKCPAIESSRNDLLLWLWKESTALYPSIYLDYILKSSPNALRFVHYRVKEAIRVASIARKDYVLPVFVYSRPFYAYTFHVLTETDLVNTIGESAALGAAGVVLWGSMQYASSKESCSTVKRYIDGPLGHYVINVTSAAKLCSKVLCKKNGRCIRKNSDSSAYLHLSPTNFKIRAHHSERGSRFQVTGEPSLESIEAMRQRFMCQCYQGWTGIFCELPDQRLVEHWVHVVFSRSRKQKLYVFLLGAMQLLLLCTAH